One window from the genome of Echinicola vietnamensis DSM 17526 encodes:
- a CDS encoding RidA family protein, giving the protein MANDIIYSKDAPAPIGPYSQAVKAGNTLFISGQIALDAETGELINENITEETHAVMKNLDAILSAAGYSFGDVVKCSIFIKNMDDFGTINEAYGQYFPSNPPARETVEVSKLPKNVQVEISCIAVKA; this is encoded by the coding sequence ATGGCAAACGATATTATTTACTCCAAAGATGCTCCTGCACCGATCGGGCCTTACAGTCAGGCGGTCAAGGCGGGGAATACACTTTTTATTTCTGGTCAGATCGCCTTGGACGCCGAAACCGGGGAGCTGATCAATGAAAACATCACCGAAGAGACCCATGCGGTGATGAAAAATCTGGATGCGATTTTGTCGGCAGCAGGCTATAGTTTTGGAGATGTGGTAAAATGTTCTATTTTTATTAAAAACATGGATGATTTCGGTACCATAAACGAAGCTTATGGTCAATATTTTCCATCAAACCCTCCTGCAAGGGAAACCGTGGAAGTAAGCAAATTACCAAAAAATGTACAGGTAGAAATTTCGTGTATCGCCGTAAAGGCATAA
- the fumC gene encoding class II fumarate hydratase, whose translation MKYRVEKDTMGPVEVPADKYWGAQTQRSINNFKIGGERNRMPLEITHAFAILKKSAALTNAELGVLPQEKADAIAKVCDEIVEGKLDDQFPLVIWQTGSGTQSNMNANEVIAYRGHVLGGGSLEDEQKTIHPNDDVNKSQSSNDTFPTAMHIAAYKMVVETTIPGVEKLRDTLKDKSDQFMDVVKIGRTHFMDATPLTLGQEFSGYVAQLNHGLRALKNTLEHLSELALGGTAVGTGLNTPKGYAELVAKKIAEFSGHPFVTAPNKFESLAAHDAIVETHGALKQLAVSLMKIANDIRMLSSGPRSGIGEILIPENEPGSSIMPGKVNPTQAEAMTMVCAQVIGNDTAVSVGGSNGHFELNVFKPMMIHNLLTSARLLGDACVSFHDNCVIGIEPNRPFIKKHLENSLMLVTALNTHIGYENAAAIAKKAHKEGTSLREAAIDLELLTSEQFDEWVKPEDMIGGLK comes from the coding sequence ATGAAATATAGAGTAGAAAAAGACACCATGGGGCCAGTGGAAGTCCCTGCGGACAAGTACTGGGGTGCCCAAACCCAACGATCCATCAATAACTTCAAGATTGGTGGTGAGCGTAACCGAATGCCATTGGAAATCACCCATGCTTTTGCCATACTTAAAAAGTCAGCGGCCCTGACCAATGCTGAGCTGGGAGTATTGCCACAGGAAAAGGCAGATGCCATTGCCAAAGTGTGCGATGAGATTGTGGAGGGTAAATTGGACGATCAGTTTCCGTTGGTCATCTGGCAAACCGGTTCTGGCACCCAGTCCAATATGAATGCCAATGAGGTGATCGCCTACAGAGGCCATGTCCTGGGCGGTGGGAGCTTGGAAGATGAGCAAAAAACCATCCACCCCAATGACGATGTGAACAAGTCGCAGTCTTCCAATGACACCTTTCCTACTGCCATGCACATTGCAGCCTATAAAATGGTGGTAGAGACGACGATCCCTGGTGTGGAGAAGCTAAGGGATACCTTGAAGGATAAGTCAGACCAGTTTATGGATGTGGTCAAAATTGGCAGGACCCACTTTATGGATGCGACCCCTTTGACCTTGGGGCAGGAGTTTTCCGGCTACGTGGCACAACTGAATCACGGCCTCAGAGCATTGAAGAATACCTTGGAGCACCTTTCTGAACTGGCCTTGGGCGGTACTGCTGTAGGTACCGGGCTGAACACCCCGAAAGGCTATGCCGAATTGGTCGCTAAGAAGATTGCTGAATTTTCCGGCCATCCATTTGTGACGGCTCCTAATAAATTTGAGTCCTTGGCTGCCCATGATGCCATCGTGGAGACCCATGGTGCATTGAAGCAATTGGCGGTCAGTTTGATGAAAATTGCCAACGACATCAGGATGCTTTCATCAGGTCCCCGGTCTGGAATTGGCGAGATCCTGATTCCTGAAAATGAGCCCGGTTCTTCCATAATGCCCGGTAAAGTGAACCCTACTCAGGCAGAAGCCATGACCATGGTCTGCGCCCAAGTAATCGGGAATGACACCGCCGTGTCTGTTGGAGGATCCAATGGTCATTTTGAGCTGAACGTCTTCAAGCCCATGATGATTCACAACCTGCTCACTTCTGCCAGGTTGTTGGGAGATGCATGCGTATCTTTCCATGACAACTGCGTCATCGGTATTGAGCCAAACAGGCCGTTTATCAAGAAGCACTTGGAGAATTCCTTGATGCTGGTAACCGCATTGAATACCCATATCGGATATGAAAATGCCGCTGCAATCGCCAAAAAGGCCCATAAAGAGGGTACTAGTCTAAGAGAAGCTGCCATCGACCTAGAATTGCTGACCAGTGAGCAATTTGATGAATGGGTAAAACCTGAAGATATGATTGGCGGGTTAAAATAA